The genomic interval TTTTACATCTTTATAAAACTCTTCACGTAAAGCAGCAATTTCTACGATAGCTTCAGATAAACCTTTAGCATTACGAGCCATACCTACTTTATCCCACATGATTTTTCCTAATTTCTTGTGGAAATAATCTACAGAATGAGTTCCTTTATTATTGATAAATCTATCGATTTGATCTTTTACTTCTTTTTCTGCTGCTACGAATTCTGGTAAATCTGTAGAAATCTCTCCCATTTTAATATCTGGAGCTAAATAATCTCCAATAGTATAAGGTAACACGAAATATCCATCAGCCAAACCTTGCATTAAAGCAGAAGCTCCAAGTCTGTTTGCTCCGTGATCAGAGAAGTTAGACTCTCCAATTGAGAAACATCCCGGAATTGTAGTCATTAAGTTATAATCAACCCAAGTTCCACCCATTGTGTAGTGAACCGCAGGATAAATCATCATTGGTGTTGTATAAGGATCTTCGTCAACGATTTTGTAATACATCTGGAATAAGTTTCCGTATTTACTTTTCACGATTTCAGCTCCTAATTTAGTTACCAATGCAGCATCATTAGCATCTAAACCTTTTACAAAAGCTTCTTCAGTTCCGTAACGTTTAATTGCTGCTGCGAAATCTAAGTAAACAGCTTCTCCTGTTTTGTTAACTCCAAAACCAGCATCACATCTTTCTTTTGCAGCACGAGATGCTACGTCACGAGGTACTAAGTTACCAAAAGCAGGATATCTTCTTTCTAAGAAATAATCTCTTTCAGCTTCAGATAAATCAGTTGCTTTTTTCTTTCCTTCACGGATAGCTTTTGCATCTTCTTGTTTTGCTGGAACCCAAATACGTCCATCATTACGTAAAGATTCAGACATCAAAGTCAGTTTTGACTGGTGATCTCCAGAAACCGGAATACAAGTTGGGTGAATTTGTGTGTAACAAGGATTTGCGAAAAACGCTCCTTTTTTATGAATTTTCCAAGCTGCTGTTGCGTTACTTCCCATAGCATTTGTTGACAAGAAAAATACGTTTCCGTATCCTCCAGAACCAACTACTACAGCGTGAGCAGAATGTCTTTCTATTTCTCCGGTAACTAAGTTACGAGCGATAATACCTCTTGCTTTTCCGTTCACGATAACAATGTCAAGCATTTCGTGACGGTTGTACATTTTTA from uncultured Flavobacterium sp. carries:
- a CDS encoding fumarate reductase/succinate dehydrogenase flavoprotein subunit; the encoded protein is MALDSKIPHGPISDKWTDYKDHINLVNPANKRNLDIIIVGTGLAGGSAAATLAEQGYNVKAFCFQDSPRRAHSIAAQGGINAAKNYKGDGDSVYRLFYDTVKGGDYRAREANVHRLAEVSANIIDQCVAQGVPLAREYGGLLDNRSFGGTLVSRTFYAQGQTGQQLLLGAYSAMNRQIGRGKVKMYNRHEMLDIVIVNGKARGIIARNLVTGEIERHSAHAVVVGSGGYGNVFFLSTNAMGSNATAAWKIHKKGAFFANPCYTQIHPTCIPVSGDHQSKLTLMSESLRNDGRIWVPAKQEDAKAIREGKKKATDLSEAERDYFLERRYPAFGNLVPRDVASRAAKERCDAGFGVNKTGEAVYLDFAAAIKRYGTEEAFVKGLDANDAALVTKLGAEIVKSKYGNLFQMYYKIVDEDPYTTPMMIYPAVHYTMGGTWVDYNLMTTIPGCFSIGESNFSDHGANRLGASALMQGLADGYFVLPYTIGDYLAPDIKMGEISTDLPEFVAAEKEVKDQIDRFINNKGTHSVDYFHKKLGKIMWDKVGMARNAKGLSEAIVEIAALREEFYKDVKVPGSANEFNQELEKATRVADFLELGELFAKDALHRNESCGGHFREEYQTEEGEALRDDENFAYVAAWEYKGKPSDAVLHKEPLVYENIKLVQRSYK